From Candidatus Woesearchaeota archaeon, the proteins below share one genomic window:
- a CDS encoding methyltransferase, translating to MEVRSKSGLAIVLSQLEGFTQPKVMAEQYATDSEVAAEFLWFAAMKGDLKQKVSADLGCGTGILGIGALLLGAKKVYFVDSDAESVEIARKNLKNAAKMAKSESSLSGRAVFLRQDIAGFTEKVDVVLENPPFGTKERHADRVFLEKAMELAPVVYSLHKSESKGFVEALAGDHGFKVTNVLDFEMPLKATMKMHEKRIYRVKVSLFRMERAV from the coding sequence ATGGAAGTGAGATCGAAATCAGGGCTGGCAATAGTGCTTTCGCAGCTGGAAGGCTTTACACAGCCGAAAGTGATGGCTGAGCAGTATGCCACAGACAGCGAGGTTGCAGCTGAATTCCTGTGGTTTGCTGCTATGAAAGGGGATTTGAAGCAGAAAGTGAGTGCTGATCTGGGATGTGGAACAGGTATTTTGGGCATTGGAGCCTTGCTGCTCGGAGCTAAAAAGGTGTATTTTGTGGATTCTGATGCTGAAAGTGTGGAGATTGCTCGAAAAAACCTTAAAAATGCGGCAAAAATGGCTAAAAGTGAGAGTTCGCTGAGTGGCAGAGCGGTATTTTTGCGCCAGGATATTGCTGGTTTTACTGAAAAAGTGGATGTGGTGCTTGAAAACCCGCCTTTTGGAACAAAAGAGAGGCACGCAGACAGGGTTTTTTTGGAGAAGGCTATGGAACTGGCTCCTGTTGTATATTCCCTGCATAAAAGTGAGAGCAAGGGCTTTGTAGAGGCGCTTGCAGGGGATCATGGCTTTAAGGTTACGAATGTGCTTGATTTTGAGATGCCTCTGAAAGCAACCATGAAAATGCATGAAAAGAGGATCTACAGGGTAAAAGTGAGCCTGTTTAGGATGGAAAGGGCCGTATAA
- a CDS encoding DNA-directed RNA polymerase subunit L, translating into MEIKVLEEDKNKIMIEISGEGHTLSNALKEELQNDKNVKAAGYNIRHPMVGKPKFIVETEGRETAREALEEAAKRLKKETDKFRNAADKEIR; encoded by the coding sequence ATGGAAATAAAGGTTCTTGAAGAGGATAAAAACAAGATTATGATCGAGATTTCAGGAGAAGGCCATACGCTTTCAAATGCGCTGAAAGAAGAGCTGCAGAATGATAAAAATGTAAAGGCAGCCGGCTACAACATAAGGCACCCTATGGTTGGAAAACCAAAGTTTATTGTCGAGACTGAAGGAAGGGAAACTGCAAGAGAGGCATTAGAGGAAGCTGCAAAAAGGCTGAAGAAAGAAACGGATAAATTCAGGAACGCTGCTGATAAGGAAATAAGGTAA